The bacterium genome has a segment encoding these proteins:
- a CDS encoding fibronectin type III domain-containing protein has product MATLTQSGLPAGAVYVLQDNLCEVERGGQRHGLLVRTGVIPKSGVLSLTELRDSNYALLFRPLALVAQSRLSIDVGDRADFRRRLEHVVPPPVILLSAVATDLSVKLAWTHPADGFQGERVVAQAQAAGSPAWTDVAETRERQARTLVVMDLLSSTTYAFRVRQETVEGRTRGYSRSLSTTTGDGPEQDGSTNLQRGGSFEQEAW; this is encoded by the coding sequence ATGGCCACGCTGACGCAAAGCGGGCTGCCGGCGGGCGCCGTCTATGTCCTGCAGGACAACCTGTGCGAGGTGGAGCGGGGCGGGCAGCGGCATGGCCTGTTGGTGCGCACGGGCGTCATTCCCAAGTCCGGCGTGCTATCGCTGACCGAGCTGCGCGACTCCAACTACGCCCTGCTGTTCCGTCCATTGGCGTTGGTGGCGCAGTCGCGTCTCTCCATCGACGTGGGGGACCGGGCAGACTTCCGGCGCCGGCTGGAGCACGTCGTGCCGCCGCCGGTGATTCTGCTTTCCGCCGTGGCCACGGACCTGTCCGTGAAACTCGCCTGGACACATCCGGCGGACGGGTTCCAGGGCGAGCGCGTGGTGGCACAGGCCCAGGCGGCGGGAAGCCCGGCCTGGACGGACGTGGCCGAGACGCGCGAACGGCAGGCGCGCACGCTGGTCGTGATGGACCTCTTGTCCAGCACGACCTATGCGTTTCGAGTCCGTCAGGAGACGGTGGAAGGGCGCACGCGCGGTTATAGCCGCAGCCTCAGCACAACGACAGGAGATGGCCCCGAGCAGGATGGGTCGACCAACCTGCAGCGGGGCGGGTCATTCGAACAGGAAGCCTGGTAG